The region ATTCTAAATATACTTATGCACACATACACACGGTCCAATCACTTTACACATTTAtatgattaatattatatgaatataattattcatcGTTAAGTTCCATTTCGcttgcttttcttttaaatgtagaatatttacttttGCTCTGCTTACAATGTAAGTTAGTCTAATCTTCTTTTGTAGAAAACATCCCTAAAGAACTTTTCTTACCTTCACTCTTAAAGATCCCTATCAAGCTACTTCTTAATCTGACATAAATCTCTTTGCGAACGGTCGCCGTAAACTTTGTCACTAGACAACCTATCGCCGCCGTAGCGAAGATTAAATTATAGAACAGTACTAGTTCAAAGTTACCAAGCCATTCGATACGACCGAAATCGCCGAGTAGATCAAAGTTTGTCATAcctgaaataaaaaatcaaagaacAGTAGAAAactaatacaaaattaataataagattatttatttgggTTCGTTCCTATTTAAAGGCCGGAGGTGAAGAACATAATAAGTCACATTTCTcatcttttaaaagaaaataatttttagcattaaatatatacttttttctactttcttaaatattaaaaaagtgtTAATgagattaattatatataaactaAGTAACTGAGTTATGTTTTTCCGGTGTGGTTTCCATTTATTAAATGGGGGGGTACATTTACCTAATATTCGAGATAACAGCGGCAACGCTGAACTCAGTACAAGAAGAAGACCGCAATTCGCGATAAGGTGAGTAAGTGGCATGGAATGAAGTCGTGGTCGAAAGCTCTTTACACCAGGAAGTGTATATAAACCTATTGCGCTCGTAGCTGCTAGATACAAAATTACTGCTACTTCAATTGTTGCTCCAATGGGACCTAATTTTGACAACGAGCTGATCCCCAGAGTGAATTGCTAAACATTTATCAGTTAATGtgtcaatttttcttaaaaagcaATTCAATAAACAAAGTTcgcttattttaatttatatctaatttatatactaaCCCTTGTACTCAAAGGCAGTGCTTTAATACCAATAAGCAGTTCTAAGGTATTTTGAACTGCTAGCAAAGCTGTAGCAGTGGAAAGTATAAGTAACGCCAGCATTGCCAAAGGGTATAACAAAGTCCTTCGAACCCACCAGGTTCGCCTTTGCTGATCCAGAATACTTCTACGTTTCTGAATATCTTCCAAACGCTGAGCCAATCCTCGCTGGAGAGCACCGTTCCTTAAGCACATCAAGCTCGGATTTACATTAAGAAACTCGTCATCTTCGAGCACTAAACCACAAGTTGGTATTGACATAGGCACTGGCGAAACGTATGATTTTCCGGTTGCTTTCGCGTGTTGCAGTCtgtgtatataataaagtttTTATGAAATGATTATAGACGTGTTCATGAATTTGCGGATGTTGGGAGTAGAAACCGATATCTGACCTTCTACGAATACAATCTTCCTCTAGCCTGTACGCGAAGAATTCTTCATCTAAATTCTTTAGGAACTGCGGTTTTACAAGAAACGAACCAACTACTCCGAATAATCGTACAAATCCCATTGGTGTACATACTacaaattatacttttattattgtattgcTTTGATATAggtaataatgatatatatacgcgtatatatatatatatatatatatatatatatatatgtaattatttggTCATACTTACGCAATAACATAACAACTCCAACAAAAGAAACgcaagaataaagaaaaggtAAGTAGTAACTCGATAAATCTGGAAAGTTAGGTTGAtggtaatttttgtatatctatggattaaaaaatgtacttaCTGAGCAACGTATGAAGACTTGATTTTTGATGATCTATGAGTGCTGATAGAACATATGTCATTCCTAACACAAGTGTTCCTAATAGGCAAAGAACTGTCACAGTTTCATAAACTCTAGCCATTACGCCCTGTAatggtaaaattattattattttttaaaaagtattcaaTATATCaggattaatttttttatcttacCTTTTTGTAGCCAACAAATCCTTCTGACTCCGTGAACAAGTATGCGAACGGTAAAAATACGAAGAGagataaatttgaaaagagAAACACAAGATTCCATAGAcctaattgttaaataaaacccaattacaattattttatataaaaaacgatgagtgtttcttttattagatatattaaatattaaaaaacgaaatacaggtaatatttaagaaaagtataaaacgatCATACGatataaacataattaatgataataataataatatacatgtacagtgaataaaaaatatatataaataaatatattgatattataaatattgctCATTAACATTAGATGATTATCCTGTATTTctgtaaaacattaatttgtaatattgtgcaatgttgaaatattaaaaaaaagaaattctctcTATGTTTTccaaatgtttgaaaaattaatgaaatgaaacaagaaatttaatttttataactgaTTCATATACCTTGAATAAGTGAACTATTGAGCCACTTGACATAATAGCTGTTCGGGTATAAAATCAGCACTTCGTTACTTGCAATTGAAACCGGAAGCAGCAAGGTTGCTCCAACGGAAACCGCTAGGGCAACAGTACACAACCAGAGACTGATCTTGTAGACAGTCGCTTCATCTTCATCCACGGAAAAATAATCTTCGCGGTCTCTTCGCCGAAATTTCGCGATTAACGCGTAGCTTGAGACGTAGAGGACTAAGAACAGAAGGAAGAATATCTGAAACAGCCATAGAACGTTTtctctttacatttttatacattaagcaaaattaattaacatacaAGTACAATTCCTCTGAACTTATTATATTCTAAACTATATTCAGATTGTCTCGAATTCATTGTATTCTTCTATtctctaaataataaaaatgatctcATCGCTttatcaatatatgtatatacatatagaaagTCGTCCTTAGTAAACGGTATATCACGTGACTCTGTCTTTGACAcagaaaatgttcaaatataaaagagcAATTAATTTGGTAAATTCTGCAAAATTATCTTTTGCATGATTACCATAACAAGATGGCCACATCTTATCAgattaaacgatataaaaacaCTCGACATTATATcattatgataataattattataacacGTTATTCAATGTATTTATTGACCGTGTACAAAGTACACGGTTTACATTGAACTGAATTATCTCACAAGAAAAGTAGTATACTAATTCAAAAGTTCTTTGATGCGTGCCTTTGAATGAACATTGTATTTGTGTGCAACTCATGTGGCGTAACGATGTGAATCAATTTTCTAGTGTACACGGAATCACTTTGGTAACGACCATGGAAACCGGCGCTACGTGTTATTTAAGAATCGTGGTCGATCGAactgtgaaatattaataacgacATTCGACTTGACTAAACTCTTCTCAACTACTGTTCAACTTTCTACAAAGTTTAAACCTTTGATATTTAGACATTGTTATCACGTTGTGACATAAATTATAGTTCCGATTCGATAAGGATAAGTTATACTTCTGtatggatattttatttcaattccaGCAGagttctatataaaaatttcatttccattcCAACTTTAGTCTCAATTCTTCAGGGatcattaaatatgtataatatctcgatattttacatttgtcaCGGTGTTAGataagatgtaaataattgtgTGTGTGAATAATTGACGCATAATTGGTATTATGATGAAAATATACGGGAATAATACGCGGAAAAATTAATGACAATATTTCAAACTCAGTTTTATTTGTATGGCGTAACGTTCCATTAGTTAAATCTTCCTGTTAATAAATCTAACGTTTCAAAGAAAATGCACTTCCtacttttaaaagataattacgggagtcgtaaattcccgtaattacgattagataatcgacgccacgaactgaTCGATTCCCTGtttcggttaggataatagaggtgGTTGAATAAGTATAACACTGAGTTTAACAGGTTATAATATACgctttattccaacaacttgtCTTGCTGAGAATATAAATGTTCGGAGAGACTCGCATGGTAAGTTTCGATGTCGAATCGTAATGTCGTTTACAATAAGGTTAGAAGTGTTCGACTC is a window of Bombus pascuorum chromosome 14, iyBomPasc1.1, whole genome shotgun sequence DNA encoding:
- the LOC132914094 gene encoding protein Lilipod, with translation MEDEADIQEQLFHNTVRENIIFFLLFLVLYVSSYALIAKFRRRDREDYFSVDEDEATVYKISLWLCTVALAVSVGATLLLPVSIASNEVLILYPNSYYVKWLNSSLIQGLWNLVFLFSNLSLFVFLPFAYLFTESEGFVGYKKGVMARVYETVTVLCLLGTLVLGMTYVLSALIDHQKSSLHTLLNLSSYYLPFLYSCVSFVGVVMLLLCTPMGFVRLFGVVGSFLVKPQFLKNLDEEFFAYRLEEDCIRRRLQHAKATGKSYVSPVPMSIPTCGLVLEDDEFLNVNPSLMCLRNGALQRGLAQRLEDIQKRRSILDQQRRTWWVRRTLLYPLAMLALLILSTATALLAVQNTLELLIGIKALPLSTRQFTLGISSLSKLGPIGATIEVAVILYLAATSAIGLYTLPGVKSFRPRLHSMPLTHLIANCGLLLVLSSALPLLSRILGMTNFDLLGDFGRIEWLGNFELVLFYNLIFATAAIGCLVTKFTATVRKEIYVRLRSSLIGIFKSEGKKSSLGMFSTKED